One window of the Mesotoga sp. Brook.08.105.5.1 genome contains the following:
- a CDS encoding ABC transporter permease, translated as MKSNRNLAGFLVSMPGVLWLTVFFLIPYFIIILYSFLTSGIYGGVELPFTLESYTRMLGNAGYWQILWKTVWISLVATVICLGIGLPTAYFIATSKRSNLYLTLVIVPFWTNFLVRIFGWMVILGRNGVINSFLQLLGLEEPLTLMYTTGAVILVIVYMYLPYMILPLYSAIEKFDFRLIEAAMDLGAKRTEAIFKVLIPSIRGGIIAGIILVFIPALGSYAIPDLVGGTDGAMLGNLIARQLTVARDWPSSSAISMIFLLISTLGLLVYMRINKVQNKRRLTIRENYMREEEI; from the coding sequence TTGAAGAGTAATCGGAATCTGGCCGGATTCCTCGTTTCGATGCCTGGAGTTCTCTGGTTGACGGTTTTCTTTCTGATACCATATTTCATCATCATACTGTACAGTTTCCTGACGTCGGGAATATATGGTGGAGTGGAGCTTCCATTCACTTTGGAAAGCTACACTCGGATGCTGGGTAACGCGGGGTACTGGCAGATACTTTGGAAGACTGTTTGGATTTCTCTGGTTGCCACCGTGATTTGCCTGGGAATCGGTTTGCCCACTGCCTACTTCATAGCGACATCGAAGAGAAGCAACCTCTACCTCACTCTTGTTATCGTTCCTTTCTGGACCAACTTCCTCGTAAGGATATTCGGCTGGATGGTCATTCTGGGCAGAAACGGGGTTATTAACTCTTTTCTGCAGCTGCTCGGTCTTGAAGAGCCTCTTACTCTAATGTATACAACAGGGGCGGTGATCCTTGTCATAGTGTATATGTATCTCCCCTATATGATTCTTCCTCTTTATAGTGCAATAGAGAAGTTCGACTTCCGGCTTATTGAGGCTGCAATGGATCTAGGAGCGAAGAGAACCGAGGCCATCTTCAAGGTTCTTATTCCTTCCATTAGAGGAGGCATTATTGCGGGAATCATTCTAGTTTTCATTCCCGCTCTCGGCTCATACGCGATTCCCGATCTGGTCGGCGGAACGGATGGAGCTATGCTCGGAAACCTTATTGCAAGACAGCTTACTGTGGCAAGAGACTGGCCGTCTTCCTCGGCGATCTCAATGATCTTCCTGCTGATATCTACGTTGGGCCTGCTGGTCTACATGAGAATAAACAAGGTACAGAATAAGAGGCGGCTTACGATCCGCGAAAACTATATGAGAGAGGAAGAGATCTGA